TGGAAAATCTGACTCCATATACCTTAAGACATTTCTTTATTGAGCGATTCCGAGGTAAGGCTACTGTTAGAGAGTATATATTAGGCCATTTTTCAGCGAACTCTATGCCACTTAGTGATATAGCTTCTCATTATCAAGAGGAGATTTTTACAATTACATAATCTCTCTCTATAGTACTACTCCAGAATAGATGGAGCTATTTTCATCGAATTGGCCAGCAAAGTCCGGGGTAATATAGACCTTTGAATGTTGATTAAAACCCTAATCGATGAATATAGGAACATTAATTGTCGAGAGATGATTACTATATCTATGGCAAGTGAGGACGCGACAGAGCGAACCACCGTAAAGACATATGTCCCCAAATACCAAAAAGAAATCTGGAAAGAAGACGCGGAGGATTTTGATATGTCTCAGAGTGAATTTATACGAACAATGGTCCAAGCTGGTCGTCGTGGCTTCAATTTAGAACAGCCGAAGGATACTTCTTCGGACGCAAACCCCAGGGGTAATGGTGTGAAAGAAGGGGTGCTCAACGCTCTTCAAAACGAAGTCCACACGTGGGATGAACTCCTATCCAAAATGTCTGAGGGCATAGAGGATAGGTTAGAAGAGTCTCTTCAAGAATTACAAGAAAATAACCGTATTCAATACAGTGGACGGCTTGGTGGATACAAGATTGTCGATAATGAATGAAGAAAATCGGTTTTAAGATGGTAAACAATGAGCAGAAGAATGACCTAGTATCCTACTTCCTTAAAGACATGAAATACCATGGGCGAAGTGAACGAACTCGACGTTGGTATGGCCGAGTATTGCGGCAGTTTGAAGATTTTGTACTATCTCAAGGAGAAAAAATTGATTCCATTCAGGAAGCAACCTCTCGACAGTGCTTGAGATGGTTGCATATGCTCCGCGAAGAACATTCAACAGGTACAATTGCTACATACGCGTCCTGTATTAATCGGTTCTATACGTACATGATCTC
The DNA window shown above is from Halalkalicoccus jeotgali B3 and carries:
- a CDS encoding DUF5805 domain-containing protein, which translates into the protein MASEDATERTTVKTYVPKYQKEIWKEDAEDFDMSQSEFIRTMVQAGRRGFNLEQPKDTSSDANPRGNGVKEGVLNALQNEVHTWDELLSKMSEGIEDRLEESLQELQENNRIQYSGRLGGYKIVDNE